In Streptomyces sp. NBC_00289, the sequence GCCGAGGACGATGTCGTGTGGGTGGACGAGCATGTGGGCCACGGCAATTTCCGGACCTGGGCGAAGCTCACCTCGCACCTGACCGCCGAGATCTACGGCAAGAGCCGTGCGGTAGTGGACCGCCGGATGCTGGAGCGGGCCTGCTCACGGCTGATGGGGCCGCTGTGACCGGCGCCTTGGGGCCGGGAGGGGGCGCTTCCCGCTCCGGCGTGCACGGGGACGGTGCGGACGCGCGGGGAGGCCTGCCTTCTTCCTCCTTGTCGGCGCTGCGCGGTCCTGCCGTGCGCCGGCTTCTCGCCCTGCGGCAGGAACAGAAATTGACCTCCCGTCATGTACGGCTGATGGCGGAGTCGTTGGAGGTGACGGAGCGCACGGTGTGGCGGTGGCTGGCCGCCGCCGAGCGTGACGAGTCCGCGGCCGCGGAGCCTGGGGCACGGGCCCAGAGCAAGGACCGCTTCACCGTCACCTCGGAGGTGCGCCGCCTGCTGGCCTTGTGGAAGGGCAACGTCGCGGCGGTCCATCGTGAGCTGACCGCTCGCGCGGTCAGGGGCGAGGGAGAGCCGCCTCCGTCGATTCCGACGCTGCACCGTGCGATCCAGCGGGACCTGACGCCGGGGGAGCGGGCCGGACTTGCGAAAGGCGAGCGGGCGGCGCGCAAACACGATGTGTTCCTGGCCCGGCCGCGGGGTTGGCGCAACCAGGCATGGGAGACCGACCACATGCAAGCCCCGGTGCTGGTCGACGTCGACGGCACCGCCCGCAGACCGTGGATCACCTGGTTCACCGACTGCGCGACGAACGCGATCACGGGCGTCGCTGTCACGCCGGTGCATCCGTCGCGGGAGTCGGTGCTGTCCGCACTGCGCTCCGCGGTCCTGCGCGAGGACCCCTACGGCCCGTTCGGTGGCCTGCCGGAGAAGGTGCGTGTGGACCGTGGCAAGGATTTCCTGTCCAGGACGGTGACCGCGGCGTTCGATCTGTTGGACGTGACGGTGGAGGACCTGCCCGCCTACACCCCGCACCTCAAGGGCACCGTGGAGGGGCTGAACCGGGCGGTGGAGAGCATGTTCCTGGCCGCGCTGCCCGGCTATGCCCGCCAGCCGCGTCCCGGCAAACGGGCTTCCCGTCCGAAGGACGAAGTGCTGCTCGGCTTCGAGGACTTCACCGCCCGGCTGCTGGCTTGGACTTCGTGGTGGAACACAGAGCACTGCCCCGCGCCGCTGCGGGGCCGGACGCCTCTTGAGGCGTGGCAGGACGATCCCACCCCGCTGCGGGACGTGCCGGCCACGGATCTGTGGACGTTCACTCTGGAGGACGCC encodes:
- a CDS encoding Mu transposase C-terminal domain-containing protein — its product is MRRLLALRQEQKLTSRHVRLMAESLEVTERTVWRWLAAAERDESAAAEPGARAQSKDRFTVTSEVRRLLALWKGNVAAVHRELTARAVRGEGEPPPSIPTLHRAIQRDLTPGERAGLAKGERAARKHDVFLARPRGWRNQAWETDHMQAPVLVDVDGTARRPWITWFTDCATNAITGVAVTPVHPSRESVLSALRSAVLREDPYGPFGGLPEKVRVDRGKDFLSRTVTAAFDLLDVTVEDLPAYTPHLKGTVEGLNRAVESMFLAALPGYARQPRPGKRASRPKDEVLLGFEDFTARLLAWTSWWNTEHCPAPLRGRTPLEAWQDDPTPLRDVPATDLWTFTLEDAGTRTLSTRGIRFRRRDYVGAWMTGQAGIQVRVRFMPHHDHRIEVYHAATGRYLGPADLADRATEEQVSAVRRARAARSRRLKKDLEASQRERYAAVNQPEAPRRLGALTTAQAEAELAQATDTDLSQLSLPDLIPPAAPPAGWRTPASLAALTTPDRPTSLPSGRDSASAPDGPDGRAARPTTDKDGDAS